One part of the Cryptosporangium phraense genome encodes these proteins:
- the rsmA gene encoding 16S rRNA (adenine(1518)-N(6)/adenine(1519)-N(6))-dimethyltransferase RsmA: MPNDLLGPAEIRALAERLEVRPTKTLGQNFLHDPNTIRRIVRTAEVGPDDVVLEVGPGLGSLTLGLLGAAGAVVAVEIDPVLAGALPATVSERLPHLADRLTVLHADALRATIKPGPTALVANLPYNVAVPVVLHLLETVPTLRTGLVMVQAEVADRLAAPPGSRTYGVPSAKAAWYCAVTKAGAVPRAVFWPVPNVDSGLVRMVRREPPTGASREETFAVVDAAFAQRRKTLRAALAGWAGGADRAEQALVAAGVPPTARGETVDIATFARIAANRA; this comes from the coding sequence GTGCCCAACGACCTGCTCGGCCCGGCTGAGATTCGCGCGCTGGCCGAGCGCCTCGAGGTTCGTCCCACCAAGACCCTGGGGCAGAACTTCCTGCACGACCCGAACACGATTCGACGCATCGTCCGGACCGCCGAAGTCGGTCCGGACGATGTCGTGCTGGAGGTCGGTCCGGGGCTGGGGTCGCTCACGCTCGGCCTGCTCGGGGCGGCCGGGGCGGTGGTTGCGGTCGAGATCGACCCGGTTCTCGCCGGGGCGCTGCCCGCCACGGTCTCCGAGCGCCTGCCGCACCTCGCCGATCGGCTCACGGTCCTTCATGCGGACGCTCTCCGAGCGACGATAAAGCCCGGCCCGACGGCGCTGGTGGCCAATCTGCCGTACAACGTCGCGGTGCCGGTCGTCCTGCACCTGCTCGAGACCGTGCCGACGTTGCGGACCGGGCTGGTCATGGTGCAGGCCGAGGTGGCCGACCGGCTGGCGGCCCCGCCCGGCTCGCGCACCTACGGGGTGCCGAGCGCCAAGGCGGCCTGGTACTGCGCGGTGACGAAGGCCGGCGCCGTTCCGCGGGCGGTGTTCTGGCCGGTGCCCAATGTCGACTCGGGACTCGTCCGCATGGTGCGTCGGGAACCGCCGACGGGGGCGTCGCGCGAAGAGACGTTCGCGGTCGTGGACGCGGCGTTCGCGCAGCGGCGGAAGACGCTGCGCGCAGCGCTGGCGGGGTGGGCCGGCGGGGCCGACCGGGCCGAGCAGGCGCTGGTCGCGGCCGGGGTGCCACCGACGGCGCGCGGTGAGACGGTCGACATAGCGACGTTCGCTCGTATTGCCGCCAATAGGGCATAA
- a CDS encoding FG-GAP-like repeat-containing protein, with product MLAGPLPASAAAPAFVLDPNYGGANAAVKGVATAGLTNTPGVDAVTLATGTPSITYRYVLAQQKSGTWPVTLVRLLPTGVADTAFGGGNGKVVLTGLPANTVVSRLLTDGTNLYVVGQNGFNVIIAKVDATGAAATYGSTGIATLSTGLSGTGTTFTIADAKLHSSLGSDAATGGTGAAADDANGVVVAINVTTVSGTTTTNTAWLLRATGTTTAGNLDTNFGTAGRWQVMSGATPATMVGGIVVRGTTDTVNPTGIVGTMTLAPENTTGADTQSQLFQVSPVAAAPTGVTAYPVTSFETASDTAGMSNEMLSDIVELGAGTGSAQFLVAGRTSSSYFLTRVGANTATTLDTTFGTQGIGQPVTASCASGAPQIALDNATTPTRYYLAVDRTCAGSKPEFVRYGVNGLADTTFNNGSAVWSPDIPVNARPLMASATGLNFGAWNTSGTDVSSGQAVVPTAPTVTVASSSSAVTSGTSVTLTATIGGVPAPTVQWQWAPYNGTNFTNIPDATASTYQFRASLARSGYQYRAVVTNAYGQSATSTPTTVVTVYAGAPVVTTNPDSKTVSVNSPVSFTVAWAGEPDATVQWQGLSPASGATWTNIPDATKATLTVPKPMLDMSGYQYRAVLTNSNGTATSNVATLTVTPQVINVTKQPEDQTVDEGGNATFAVMATGNSALSYQWQWSKTGADASFESIPGATSASYTLHDAKASQDGTVFQVKITDAANNVEYSTKAKLTVKVAGHPTPTNVAWADYDGDGKSDIATFRPSDGSFNWMSKQEMFGKAGDRAIVGNFDDDKASDMAVVRGNTWVIDHEAAVAFGKSTDTPVSGDFDGDGKTDIAVFRSSNGTWYWKGGPAAGVQYGAAGDVPVVADYNGDGKDDFAVWRPSNTTWYVKGVGSFKWGAKGDIVLRGDWNGDGNDDMVVFRPSNATWYFYGGKSVRWGRGSDIPLAGDFDGDGQNDLALFRPSENKWYFAEMDTVQFGKTGDWPLPR from the coding sequence ATGCTCGCTGGCCCGCTGCCCGCATCCGCCGCAGCGCCCGCGTTCGTCCTCGACCCGAACTACGGGGGTGCCAACGCTGCAGTAAAGGGCGTTGCCACCGCCGGCCTCACCAACACGCCCGGTGTAGATGCGGTCACCTTGGCCACCGGCACGCCGAGCATCACCTACCGCTACGTCCTGGCGCAGCAGAAGTCGGGCACCTGGCCGGTCACGCTCGTGCGTCTACTGCCGACCGGCGTTGCCGACACCGCGTTCGGCGGTGGTAACGGCAAGGTCGTACTCACCGGCCTCCCGGCGAACACGGTGGTCAGCCGGCTTCTCACCGACGGTACGAACCTGTACGTCGTTGGGCAGAACGGCTTCAACGTCATCATCGCGAAGGTGGACGCCACCGGCGCGGCGGCGACCTACGGGTCAACGGGCATCGCCACGCTGTCGACCGGCCTGAGCGGAACCGGTACCACGTTCACGATCGCGGACGCGAAGCTCCACTCGTCGCTGGGCTCGGACGCGGCGACCGGCGGTACCGGCGCGGCGGCCGACGACGCGAACGGTGTCGTCGTCGCGATCAACGTGACCACGGTCTCCGGCACGACGACGACGAACACCGCCTGGCTGCTACGGGCCACCGGCACCACGACAGCCGGCAACCTCGACACGAACTTCGGCACGGCGGGTCGTTGGCAGGTGATGAGCGGCGCGACACCGGCAACGATGGTCGGCGGCATCGTCGTCCGCGGGACCACCGACACGGTGAACCCGACCGGCATCGTCGGAACGATGACGCTGGCTCCGGAGAACACGACCGGCGCCGACACCCAGTCGCAGCTGTTCCAGGTCAGCCCCGTCGCGGCTGCGCCGACCGGTGTCACCGCCTACCCGGTCACGTCATTCGAGACCGCGTCGGACACGGCGGGCATGTCGAATGAAATGCTGAGCGACATCGTCGAGCTCGGTGCGGGCACCGGCAGCGCCCAGTTCCTGGTCGCCGGTCGGACCAGCTCGAGCTACTTCCTGACCCGGGTCGGCGCGAACACGGCCACCACACTGGACACCACGTTCGGTACCCAGGGCATCGGCCAGCCGGTGACGGCATCGTGCGCCAGTGGGGCACCGCAGATCGCGCTGGACAATGCCACGACGCCGACGCGGTACTACCTCGCGGTCGACCGGACCTGCGCGGGCAGCAAGCCGGAGTTCGTCCGGTACGGCGTCAACGGTCTCGCGGACACGACGTTCAACAACGGATCGGCGGTCTGGTCGCCGGACATTCCGGTCAACGCGCGGCCGCTGATGGCGTCCGCCACCGGCCTGAACTTCGGTGCCTGGAACACCAGTGGAACCGACGTCTCCAGCGGTCAAGCCGTCGTGCCGACGGCGCCGACGGTGACGGTCGCGTCGAGCTCGAGCGCCGTGACCTCCGGTACGTCGGTCACGCTGACGGCGACGATCGGCGGCGTGCCTGCCCCGACCGTGCAGTGGCAGTGGGCGCCCTACAACGGCACCAACTTCACCAACATCCCGGACGCGACGGCATCGACCTACCAGTTCCGGGCCTCGCTGGCGCGGTCCGGTTACCAGTACCGGGCGGTCGTGACCAACGCCTACGGGCAGAGCGCGACCAGCACGCCGACCACGGTCGTGACCGTTTATGCGGGCGCCCCGGTCGTCACGACGAACCCGGACAGCAAGACGGTTTCGGTGAACAGCCCGGTGTCGTTCACCGTGGCCTGGGCCGGTGAGCCGGACGCTACCGTCCAGTGGCAGGGACTCAGCCCGGCCAGCGGCGCGACCTGGACCAACATCCCGGACGCGACGAAGGCCACGCTGACCGTCCCGAAGCCGATGCTCGACATGAGCGGTTACCAGTACCGTGCGGTGCTGACGAACTCCAACGGCACGGCGACCAGCAACGTCGCCACGCTGACCGTCACGCCGCAGGTCATCAACGTCACCAAGCAGCCTGAGGACCAGACCGTCGACGAGGGTGGCAACGCCACCTTCGCGGTGATGGCGACCGGCAACAGCGCGCTGTCCTACCAGTGGCAGTGGAGCAAGACCGGCGCCGACGCCTCGTTCGAGTCGATCCCGGGTGCGACCAGCGCGTCGTACACGTTGCACGACGCCAAGGCGTCCCAGGACGGGACCGTCTTCCAGGTGAAGATCACCGACGCCGCCAACAACGTCGAGTATTCGACGAAGGCCAAGCTCACGGTGAAGGTGGCCGGCCACCCGACTCCGACGAACGTCGCCTGGGCCGACTACGACGGTGACGGCAAGTCGGACATCGCGACCTTCCGGCCCTCCGACGGCTCGTTCAACTGGATGAGCAAGCAGGAGATGTTCGGCAAGGCCGGTGACCGCGCGATCGTCGGCAACTTCGACGACGACAAGGCGTCCGACATGGCCGTCGTCCGGGGCAACACCTGGGTGATCGACCACGAGGCTGCGGTCGCGTTCGGCAAGTCGACCGACACTCCGGTCTCGGGCGACTTCGACGGTGACGGCAAGACCGACATCGCGGTCTTCCGTTCGTCGAACGGCACCTGGTACTGGAAGGGCGGCCCGGCGGCCGGCGTCCAGTACGGCGCGGCGGGCGACGTCCCGGTCGTGGCCGACTACAACGGTGACGGCAAGGACGACTTCGCGGTCTGGCGTCCGTCGAACACCACCTGGTACGTGAAGGGCGTCGGCAGCTTCAAGTGGGGTGCCAAGGGTGACATCGTCCTGCGGGGCGACTGGAACGGCGACGGGAACGACGACATGGTCGTGTTCCGTCCGTCGAACGCCACCTGGTACTTCTACGGCGGCAAGAGCGTCCGTTGGGGCCGTGGCTCCGACATCCCGCTCGCCGGTGACTTCGACGGTGACGGCCAGAACGACCTGGCCCTCTTCCGTCCCTCGGAGAACAAGTGGTACTTCGCGGAGATGGACACCGTGCAGTTCGGCAAGACCGGCGACTGGCCGCTGCCTCGTTGA
- a CDS encoding aldo/keto reductase encodes MDYRRLGGLEVPVLSFGAGTFGGRGPLFGAWGTTDVHEAKKLVDLCLDAGVTMFDTADVYSDGASEEVLGAAIKGRRDAVLLSTKAGLPTGDGPNEAGSSRHHLTRAAENALKRLETDYIDVFHLHGFDAHTPIEETLSTLDDLVRAGKIRYVGVSNFAGWQLMKSLALADRHGWPRYVSHQVYYSLVGRDYEWELMPLAADQGVGATVWSPLGWGRLTGRVRRGTPLPPNSRLHATKEAGPPVADEDVYRVVDVLDEIAAEEGKTVPQIALNWLLQRPTVSSVLIGARNEEQLRENLGAVGWTLAPEQVRRLDEASVRNAPYPHFPYHRQEGFARINPPLTA; translated from the coding sequence ATGGACTACCGACGACTCGGCGGCCTCGAGGTCCCGGTCCTGAGCTTCGGCGCCGGCACGTTCGGCGGCCGCGGCCCCCTGTTCGGCGCCTGGGGCACCACCGACGTCCACGAGGCCAAGAAGCTCGTCGACCTCTGCCTCGACGCCGGCGTCACGATGTTCGACACCGCCGACGTGTACTCCGACGGCGCCTCCGAAGAGGTCCTCGGCGCCGCGATCAAGGGCCGCCGCGACGCCGTCCTGCTCTCCACCAAGGCCGGCCTCCCCACCGGCGACGGTCCGAACGAGGCCGGCTCCTCCCGTCACCACCTGACCCGAGCGGCCGAGAACGCCCTGAAAAGACTCGAAACCGACTACATCGACGTCTTCCACCTGCACGGCTTCGACGCTCACACCCCGATCGAGGAGACGCTCTCGACGCTGGACGACCTGGTCCGCGCGGGCAAGATCCGCTACGTCGGGGTGTCCAACTTCGCCGGCTGGCAGCTGATGAAATCGCTCGCGCTCGCCGACCGCCACGGCTGGCCCCGCTACGTCTCCCACCAGGTCTATTACTCGTTGGTCGGCCGCGACTACGAGTGGGAGCTGATGCCGCTCGCCGCCGACCAGGGCGTCGGCGCCACGGTCTGGAGCCCGCTCGGCTGGGGCCGGCTCACCGGCCGCGTCCGCCGCGGCACCCCGCTCCCGCCGAACAGCCGCCTGCACGCGACCAAGGAGGCCGGCCCTCCGGTCGCCGACGAAGACGTCTACCGCGTCGTCGACGTGCTCGACGAGATCGCCGCGGAGGAAGGCAAAACCGTGCCCCAGATCGCCCTCAACTGGCTCCTGCAACGGCCGACCGTGAGCTCCGTCCTCATCGGAGCCCGCAACGAAGAGCAACTGCGCGAGAACCTCGGCGCGGTCGGCTGGACGCTCGCCCCGGAGCAGGTGCGCCGACTCGACGAAGCCAGCGTTCGTAACGCTCCGTATCCCCACTTCCCGTACCACCGCCAGGAGGGATTTGCCCGGATCAACCCACCCCTGACGGCGTGA
- a CDS encoding immunoglobulin domain-containing protein, producing the protein MQRLASDRARRGLALAAGTALAVALVGVPTPALASPPTITVAPTVEATPTGSDVQLSVSATPTDDGSLTYQWQYELLKGSGLWLPALGSADILGLGYTGADSNTLTIKNATSALNNIGLRVVVSSTNGGSTTSDSVTPVVGDPPLISNVSQSESRVVTGGSVHLTSTVPVGMTPLTYSWQLLRPASGLVVPRWASLTNSSTVSGARTGTLLLSNLTTDVAKNSYRLVVTNQVGVDISDPVKIDVGVKPTVTNPADQTAVDGNATLTSTITGNPVPTVRWQRRVSVGGLWLDVASENAATSFADGVATLKLSKLTTADSGAQYRVVASNVYGENAQSDPATLTVAGSKPTVTNPVDKLAIGGGVTLSVTATGDPTPVVTWQRRSPATGSQWEDLPGLGTTASAGSSGVTASLPLSGLTSVLSGSRYRAVVKNAIDTVVSDAATVTVGAVPTVTNPVDKIASSGATSFSVNVTGDPVPTVTWQRRSPGGSTWEDLPAASGSVSAGVATLPLSGLTSAANAARYRAVVKNTVGQVVSDAATLTVGTAADVSNPTAQTAALGAATFSATVSGDPTPTTRWQVLGTGSNARWANVALGSGALAAQVGNLATLTLTGLTKDQNGNRYRVVATNGVDTPAVSDSALLTVAGSPLSITNPTSTVTGATNGAVSLSVTLGGDPAPTVQWQQLAPALGATWTPVTNSSTVSGATTPKLTLSGLVSSLTGYRYRAVATNGSETATSQPSLLTVL; encoded by the coding sequence ATGCAAAGACTGGCGTCCGATCGGGCGCGCCGAGGGCTGGCCCTAGCGGCCGGAACCGCCCTCGCCGTCGCGCTCGTCGGGGTACCGACACCGGCACTGGCGTCGCCGCCCACGATCACCGTCGCACCAACCGTCGAGGCCACGCCGACCGGCTCCGACGTCCAACTGTCCGTGTCGGCGACGCCGACCGACGACGGGTCCCTCACCTACCAGTGGCAGTACGAGCTGCTCAAGGGCTCGGGTCTCTGGCTGCCCGCGCTGGGCTCGGCCGACATCCTCGGCCTCGGCTACACCGGCGCCGACTCGAACACGCTGACGATCAAGAACGCGACGTCCGCGCTGAACAACATCGGGCTGCGCGTCGTCGTCAGCAGTACCAACGGCGGGTCGACGACGTCGGACTCGGTCACACCGGTCGTCGGTGACCCACCGCTGATCAGCAACGTCTCGCAGTCCGAGTCGCGGGTCGTGACCGGTGGGAGCGTCCATCTGACGTCCACCGTCCCGGTCGGGATGACGCCGCTGACCTACAGCTGGCAGCTGCTGCGACCGGCCTCGGGCCTGGTCGTGCCGCGCTGGGCGTCGCTGACCAACAGCTCGACGGTCTCCGGCGCGCGCACCGGCACCCTGCTGCTCTCGAACCTGACGACAGACGTCGCCAAGAACTCGTACCGGCTGGTCGTGACGAACCAGGTCGGCGTCGACATCTCCGACCCGGTCAAGATCGACGTCGGGGTGAAGCCGACCGTCACCAACCCGGCCGATCAGACCGCGGTCGACGGGAACGCGACGCTGACCTCGACGATCACCGGTAACCCGGTGCCGACGGTGCGCTGGCAACGGCGGGTCTCGGTCGGTGGCCTGTGGCTGGACGTGGCCTCGGAGAACGCGGCGACGAGCTTCGCGGACGGCGTCGCCACGCTGAAGCTGTCCAAGCTGACGACCGCGGACAGCGGGGCCCAGTACCGGGTCGTCGCGTCGAACGTCTACGGCGAGAACGCGCAGTCCGACCCGGCCACACTGACCGTCGCCGGCTCCAAGCCGACGGTCACGAACCCGGTGGACAAGCTGGCGATCGGCGGCGGCGTCACGCTGTCGGTCACCGCGACCGGAGACCCGACGCCGGTCGTGACCTGGCAGCGGCGTTCGCCGGCCACCGGGTCGCAGTGGGAGGACCTGCCGGGCCTCGGGACCACCGCGTCGGCCGGCTCGTCCGGCGTGACGGCCTCGCTGCCGCTCTCCGGCCTGACGTCGGTGCTGAGCGGCTCCCGCTACCGGGCGGTCGTGAAGAACGCGATCGACACGGTGGTCTCCGACGCGGCGACCGTGACCGTGGGGGCGGTGCCGACCGTCACCAACCCGGTCGACAAGATCGCCTCGTCCGGCGCGACGTCGTTCTCGGTGAACGTGACCGGTGACCCGGTGCCGACCGTGACCTGGCAGCGGCGCTCGCCGGGTGGGTCCACGTGGGAGGATCTGCCGGCCGCCTCGGGCTCGGTGTCGGCCGGGGTGGCGACGCTGCCGCTGTCCGGTTTGACGTCCGCGGCCAACGCCGCCCGCTACCGGGCGGTCGTGAAGAACACGGTCGGCCAGGTCGTGTCCGACGCGGCGACGCTGACCGTGGGCACCGCGGCCGACGTCTCCAACCCGACGGCGCAGACCGCGGCGCTCGGGGCGGCGACGTTCTCGGCGACGGTGTCCGGTGACCCGACGCCGACGACCCGCTGGCAGGTGCTGGGGACCGGGTCGAACGCCCGCTGGGCGAACGTCGCTCTCGGCTCCGGTGCGCTGGCCGCGCAGGTCGGCAACCTGGCGACGCTGACGCTGACCGGTCTGACCAAGGACCAGAACGGCAACCGGTACCGGGTCGTGGCGACCAACGGTGTGGACACGCCCGCGGTGTCGGACTCGGCGCTGCTGACCGTGGCCGGTAGCCCGCTGTCGATCACGAACCCGACGTCGACCGTGACCGGAGCGACGAACGGAGCGGTATCGCTGTCGGTGACCCTCGGTGGCGATCCGGCGCCGACGGTCCAGTGGCAGCAGTTGGCTCCGGCGCTGGGGGCGACCTGGACGCCGGTCACCAACAGCAGCACGGTGAGCGGCGCGACGACGCCGAAGCTGACGCTGTCGGGCCTGGTTTCCTCGTTGACCGGCTACCGCTACCGGGCGGTAGCGACGAACGGCTCCGAGACCGCGACGTCACAGCCGTCGCTGTTGACGGTCCTGTAG
- a CDS encoding ABC-F family ATP-binding cassette domain-containing protein: MNLVNVENVSVTFGTRTLLDQVSLGLGEGMRIGVVGLNGAGKSTLLRVLTKEEEPDSGRVTHRGGLRLGHLTQTVTFPDDAVVRDIVLGDAFGAEHEWAGDAGIRAVLDGLGLHTIGLDAPVKPLSGGERRRVALAALLIRDSDLLVLDEPTNHLDVEGVAWLAGYLVDRRGGLLVVTHDRWFLDAVCTRTWEVTDGQVEQYDGGYAAWVLARAERSRQAAASEERRQNLMRKELAWLRRGAPARTSKPRFRIEAANALIADVPEPRDTVSLKRLAGTRIGKQVYDVENVSLSFGDRKILDRVTWRIGPGDRYALVGVNGAGKTTLLRLLAEQGHPDAGEVKVGKTVKAAYLSQEVTELPPTKRVLEAVQEVAQRLTVGDRDLTASQLAEMFGFSSTRQWTPVGDLSGGERRRLQLLRLLMTGPNVLLLDEPTNDLDIDTLQSLEDLLDSWPGTLVVVSHDRYLVERVTDQVYALFGDGALRMLTGGIDEYLARRAAATAERAPAVSPAVGATPTESGLSAADARAAKKELTRLERQIAKLEGREKTLHDQLAANATDFAKVAELDSELRTVQSEREAAEESWLELSEQV; encoded by the coding sequence GTGAACCTCGTCAACGTCGAGAACGTCAGCGTCACGTTCGGCACCCGCACCCTGCTCGACCAGGTCTCGCTCGGCCTCGGCGAAGGCATGCGGATCGGCGTCGTCGGACTCAACGGCGCGGGCAAGTCGACCCTCCTCCGCGTCCTCACGAAGGAGGAGGAACCCGACTCCGGTCGGGTCACCCACCGCGGTGGTCTCCGTCTGGGTCACCTGACCCAGACGGTCACCTTCCCCGACGACGCGGTCGTCCGCGACATCGTCCTGGGCGACGCCTTCGGCGCCGAGCACGAATGGGCCGGCGACGCCGGGATCCGCGCCGTCCTCGACGGCCTCGGCCTGCACACGATCGGTCTGGACGCTCCGGTGAAGCCGCTGTCGGGTGGCGAGCGCCGCCGGGTGGCGCTGGCCGCGCTGCTGATCCGCGACTCCGACCTGCTGGTCCTCGACGAGCCGACTAACCATCTGGACGTCGAGGGCGTCGCCTGGCTGGCCGGGTACCTGGTCGACCGGCGCGGTGGGCTGCTGGTCGTCACCCACGACCGCTGGTTCCTCGACGCGGTGTGCACCCGGACCTGGGAGGTCACCGACGGTCAGGTCGAGCAGTACGACGGCGGCTACGCGGCCTGGGTGCTGGCTCGGGCCGAGCGGTCGCGCCAGGCGGCCGCGTCCGAGGAGCGCAGGCAGAACCTGATGCGCAAGGAGCTGGCCTGGCTGCGCCGCGGTGCGCCGGCCCGCACCAGCAAGCCCCGGTTCCGGATCGAGGCGGCCAACGCGCTGATCGCCGATGTCCCCGAGCCGCGCGACACGGTCTCGCTCAAGCGGCTGGCCGGCACCCGGATCGGCAAGCAGGTCTACGACGTCGAGAACGTGTCGTTGAGCTTCGGCGACCGGAAGATCCTCGACCGGGTCACCTGGCGGATCGGCCCCGGCGACCGGTACGCGCTGGTCGGCGTCAACGGGGCCGGCAAAACCACCCTCCTCCGGCTGCTCGCCGAGCAAGGGCACCCCGACGCGGGCGAGGTGAAGGTCGGCAAGACCGTGAAGGCGGCCTACCTCTCCCAGGAGGTCACCGAGCTGCCGCCCACCAAGCGGGTGCTGGAGGCGGTGCAGGAGGTCGCGCAGCGGCTGACCGTCGGCGACCGCGACCTGACCGCGTCCCAGCTGGCCGAGATGTTCGGATTCTCCTCGACCCGGCAGTGGACGCCGGTGGGCGACCTCTCGGGCGGGGAGCGGCGGCGGCTGCAGCTCCTGCGGCTGCTGATGACCGGGCCGAACGTGCTGCTCCTGGACGAGCCGACGAACGACCTCGACATCGACACTCTCCAGTCGCTGGAGGACCTCCTCGACAGCTGGCCGGGGACGCTGGTGGTGGTCAGCCACGACCGCTACCTGGTCGAGCGGGTCACCGACCAGGTGTACGCGCTGTTCGGCGACGGTGCGCTACGGATGCTGACCGGCGGCATCGACGAGTACCTGGCCCGCCGGGCGGCGGCGACCGCCGAACGCGCCCCGGCCGTCTCCCCGGCAGTCGGCGCGACGCCCACCGAGAGCGGATTGTCGGCCGCCGACGCGCGGGCGGCGAAGAAGGAACTGACCCGGCTCGAACGGCAGATCGCCAAGCTGGAAGGCCGGGAGAAGACACTGCACGACCAGCTCGCGGCCAATGCCACGGACTTCGCGAAGGTCGCTGAGCTGGACTCCGAGCTGCGTACCGTTCAATCTGAGCGGGAAGCCGCCGAAGAATCCTGGCTGGAGCTCTCCGAACAGGTGTGA
- a CDS encoding 4-(cytidine 5'-diphospho)-2-C-methyl-D-erythritol kinase — MRVPAKINLHLGVGPLRDDNFHDVASVFHAVSLVDELTLEPGPPGIRLILEQPHTGVPVDRTNLAARAVQMLADHVNIEPAVTIRLRKGIPVAGGMAGGSADAAAALVAGDALWNLALPPETLHALAARLGSDVPFALHGGDALGLGRGEQLTPLTHPYRRHWVLATAREGLSTPAVYAEFDRGGRTTASDPAAVIKALDDPDPNALADALTNDLQDAALSLRPGLQQVLKAGKQAGALQGIVSGSGPTCAFLAPDPERAEHIANRLRIAEVPGVSAVRVAHGSVEGARLCP; from the coding sequence GTGCGGGTCCCGGCCAAGATCAACCTGCACTTGGGCGTCGGGCCGCTCCGCGATGACAACTTCCACGATGTGGCGTCCGTCTTCCACGCGGTGTCACTCGTCGACGAGCTGACCCTGGAGCCCGGCCCGCCCGGCATCCGGCTGATCCTCGAGCAACCCCACACCGGCGTCCCCGTCGACCGCACGAACTTGGCGGCAAGGGCTGTCCAGATGCTGGCCGACCACGTCAACATCGAGCCCGCGGTCACGATCCGGCTGCGCAAGGGCATCCCGGTGGCCGGCGGCATGGCCGGTGGCTCCGCCGACGCGGCCGCGGCGCTGGTCGCCGGCGACGCGCTCTGGAACCTCGCGCTCCCGCCCGAGACGCTCCACGCGCTCGCGGCCCGACTCGGCTCCGACGTGCCGTTCGCGCTCCACGGCGGCGACGCGCTCGGCCTCGGCCGGGGCGAGCAGCTGACCCCGCTCACCCACCCCTACCGCCGCCACTGGGTGCTGGCCACCGCCCGCGAGGGACTGTCGACCCCGGCCGTCTATGCCGAGTTCGACCGCGGCGGAAGGACGACCGCCTCCGACCCGGCCGCGGTCATCAAGGCGCTCGACGACCCCGACCCGAACGCGCTGGCCGACGCGCTCACCAACGACCTGCAGGACGCCGCACTCTCGCTCCGTCCCGGATTGCAGCAGGTCCTGAAAGCCGGAAAACAAGCCGGCGCGCTCCAGGGCATCGTCTCCGGCTCCGGCCCGACCTGCGCGTTCCTCGCCCCCGACCCGGAGCGCGCGGAACACATCGCCAACCGGCTCCGGATCGCCGAAGTGCCCGGCGTCAGCGCCGTCCGCGTCGCGCACGGCTCGGTAGAAGGCGCACGCTTGTGTCCGTGA
- a CDS encoding resuscitation-promoting factor: MTLRVDGEQQTVHTHADDVRGVLAAADVKVGDRDEVIPALDSEVRKGDTIEIDRARKLKVTVDGETREVWVTAPTVDEALDELSMGRRDVKLSASRSSRLPLNGAVLSVNTPKQVTLTADGRTTTATTYAATVDELLDERGLTLDADDKATPAVATILAEGQKVTVQRILTRNVTQTVAVPSPVKTRTDSSMTAGTRRTVTQGRDGSARQVVRVVYTDGKVTSKKVVSKTVVTAATTTVVVKGTKKAVTKSYPTGGGSLNWAALAKCESGGNPGAVSPGGTYHGLYQFSVGTWQSMGGSGLPSQASSSEQTMRAQMLYARSGAGQWPVCGSRLFS, from the coding sequence GTGACCCTCCGTGTAGACGGAGAGCAGCAGACCGTGCACACCCACGCGGACGACGTCCGTGGTGTGCTGGCCGCCGCCGACGTGAAGGTCGGCGACCGCGACGAGGTCATCCCGGCGCTGGACTCCGAGGTCCGCAAGGGCGACACGATCGAGATCGACCGGGCCCGCAAGCTCAAGGTCACCGTGGACGGTGAGACCCGCGAGGTCTGGGTCACCGCGCCCACTGTGGACGAGGCGCTCGACGAACTGAGCATGGGACGGCGCGACGTCAAACTGTCCGCGTCCAGGAGCTCGCGCCTTCCGCTGAACGGCGCCGTGCTCAGCGTCAATACACCGAAGCAGGTGACGCTGACCGCGGACGGCCGGACGACCACCGCCACCACGTACGCGGCGACCGTGGACGAACTGCTCGACGAGCGCGGACTCACACTGGACGCCGACGACAAGGCGACGCCCGCGGTCGCGACGATCCTGGCCGAAGGCCAGAAGGTGACCGTGCAGCGGATCCTCACGAGGAACGTGACGCAGACCGTCGCGGTCCCGTCGCCGGTGAAGACGCGCACCGACTCGAGCATGACCGCCGGAACCCGGCGCACGGTGACGCAGGGCCGCGACGGGAGCGCCCGGCAGGTCGTCCGGGTCGTCTACACCGACGGCAAGGTGACCAGCAAGAAGGTCGTCTCCAAGACCGTGGTCACCGCGGCCACGACGACCGTCGTGGTCAAGGGCACCAAGAAGGCCGTCACGAAGTCGTACCCGACCGGCGGCGGTAGCCTGAACTGGGCCGCGCTGGCCAAGTGCGAGTCCGGCGGCAACCCCGGCGCGGTCTCGCCCGGCGGCACCTACCACGGGCTCTACCAGTTCAGCGTGGGCACCTGGCAGTCGATGGGCGGCTCGGGTCTGCCCAGTCAGGCCTCGTCGTCGGAGCAGACGATGCGGGCGCAGATGCTCTACGCCCGGTCCGGCGCCGGTCAGTGGCCGGTCTGTGGGTCCCGCTTATTCAGTTAG